GACGCTCTCTCCGCGCAGTCCCGAGAGCAGGACGGCACAGAGGCAGAGCAATCCCGCCACCGCGATCAGGGCCGCCGCTCCGGTCAGGATCCGGCGCCACCGCGGCCCTTCCGGTGCAGTTCGGTGCGGTGCCCGTCCGGGGGAAGGTGTGCTGGTGTCCATGGCGCTTAACGCTAACAGCGGAAATGAGCCGGTCCAAAGGCCCGGCACCGGGAACGAATACCCGGGCGGGATATTCTAAAGGAAACAGACTTCCCCGTAGTATCTCTCCCGTAGTATCTGGAAGAACAGCATCTGGACGAACCCAGTACCTCTGGGAGTACCGGGCCGTGGACTCCGGCACACGGCTGGCACTGCGGGTTGCGGAACACTGCGGCAGTTTCTGCTGCCGCACTCATTAGCTAAGAACGAGGTAACCGAAGTGCCCATCGGCAAGGTCAAGTGGTTCGACACTGGTAAAGGTTTTGGGTTCCTGGCCACGGACGAGGGACAGGAAGTTTTCCTTCATGCCTCGGCCCTTCCGCCCGGTGTGACCGAGGTGAAGCCGGGTACCCGAATGGAGTTCGGCGTAGCCGACGGCCGCCGGGGACCGCAGGCGCTTTCGGCCCGCATCCTGGAGGCCCCGCCGTCGGTGGCTCGGGCCACGCGCAAGAGCGCCGACGACATGGCTGTTATTACTGAAGACCTTATTAAACTGTTGGATGCAGTCTCGAACGGCCTGCGCAAGGGCCGTTACCCCGACAAGAAGCATGCCACCAAGGTTGCGGCCGTTCTGCGCGCCGTTGCCGATGATCTGGACGTATAAGGCGGAGCCGCTGCATGACCATGAGCGCAACATCATCCTCTGAAGCTGTTACTGAGCAAACCTCCCGGAATGAACCAGCCTCCTCGGCTGAGCAGGCTGAATCAGCTCCGGCGAAGGCACCCAGGCGCGCTGTGCGCCGTCCGTCCAAACCTGATGCCCTGCTGGCCGCTGCAGTCGAGACGGCCCGGGCCGGGCTCCTGGAAGTGGTTCCGGCTGAGCAGATCGGCACCTACGCGGGGGCCTTCCCCGACGCCGAACGCCTGGTCACGCACCGTTTCGAGGCGCTGCGTCCGGGGTACAACGGCTGGCAGTGGTACGCCACGGTAGCGCGCGTGCCGCGCGGCAAGGTGGCCACGGTCTGCGAAGTCGGGCTGTTGCCGTCGGAAAACGCGGTCCTGGCCCCGGAATGGGTGCCGTGGTCGGACCGGCTGCGCCCGGAAGACGTCGCGGCGGAGGAAGCTGCCCAGGCGCAGGAGCGCGCCGCTGCGCTCGCTGAAGCCGGGGACAATCATTCCGGGAACGACGGCGCACCGGACAATCATTCCGGGAATGACGACACGAATGACGACGGCGGTGCGGAACCCCCTGCCGGCCGCGACAAGGCAGGAACCCGGGAGGACTACTAGTCCAGTGGGTCCGGGGGCAGGCGTCATCCACAATTCCTTAGGCCGGTGGTGAACGGTGTTCCGTTCGCTTCGGCTCTTTAACTACCGCATCTGGTTTCTGGGCGCCTTGGTGTCGAACATCGGCACCTGGATGCAGCGGACCGCCCAGGACTGGCTGGTTTACGACATCCTCACGGAGCAGGATGCGGCCGCCATGGGCATCGTCATGGCGCTGCAGCTCGGCCCGCAGCTGTTGCTGGCACCGTGGGCCGGGCTGATCGCCGACACCTACAACCGGCGAAAGGTACTGCTCTTCACCCAGGTGGCCATGGCCGCACTGGGCCTGGGGCTGGGGGTGCTGGTGCTCTCCGGGGCCGCCCAGCTGTGGCATGTCTACGCCTTTGCCCTGGCACTGGGCGTGGTCTCGGCAGTGGATGCACCGGCACGGCAGAGTTTCGTCTCGGAAGTCGTCGAAGAAACTGACCTGCCCAACGCCGTCGCACTGAACAGCGCCTCCTTTAACGGTGCACGCATGGTTGGTCCGGCTGTGGCCGGCCTGCTCACGGTCGCCGTGGGGCCGGGCTGGGTCTTCCTCATCAATACCCTGACCTTTGCGGCGATGGTCCTGGCGCTGCTCAAGATGCGCAGCAGCGAACTGCGGGTCCTGCCCAAGTCGCCTCCGGGGAAGGGCCGCATCAGGGCTGGGCTGCGGTATGTCCGCTACCGCCCCGACCTGATGATGGTGCTGCTGGCCATTTTCATTGTCGGCACCTTCGGACTGAACTTCGCGGTCTACATCGCGGCCATGGCCCGCACCGAGTTTGGGCAGGACGCCGGAGTCTTCGGGCTGCTGAACTCAGTGATGGCCATCGGATCCGTGTCCGGGGCGCTGCTCTCGGCACGGAGGGACAAACCCCGGCTGCGGTTTATCTTCGGAGCGGCCGGAGCGTTCGGGCTGGCCTGCCTGCTTGCCGCCGCAGCTCCCACGCTGCTGTGGTTTGCGCTCTCCCTGATTCCGGTGGGTCTTTTTGCCCTGACGCTGATGACCAGTGCCAACGCCTATGTCCAGACAACCACCGAACCGGTGATGCGCGGACGAGTCATGGCGCTGTACTTCGCCATCTTCATGGGCGGCACGCCCCTCGGTGCCCCGCTGGTGGGCTGGGTGTCCAACAGCTTTGGCCCGCGCTGGAGCTTGGGGGTCGCTGCGGCTTCGGGCCTGATCGCGGCGCTGCTGGGCTTTATTTGGGCCTGGCGGTCACATCACTTGCGCATTTCCTATGACCGCACGCGGCCCCGCCGGCTGCATCTGACCACTCGTGAAACGGATCCTGACCCGGACACGGTGTAGTTGACACGGTGCAGTGTCCTGCCCTGCTGAACCGCGGTGCCGGTTCGGGCAAGCAAAAGGCCGGCCGCGGAAGCGGCCGGCCTTTCATCTGGGCCGGAAGTTCTTGGGCCTGGAGTTCTTAGGCCGGGATGTCTTTGAGCTACGAATTCTCGATCACGAAGTCAATGCACTTCAGCAGTGCGCTGACGTCATCCGGTTCGATGGCCACGAAGGTGGCGATGCGCAGCTGATTGCGGCCGAGCTTGCGGTACGGTTCCACGTCCACGATGCCGTTGGCGCGCAGCGTCTTGGCGATGGCTGCGGCATCTATGCTGTCGTCAAAATCGATGGTGGCGATGACGTTCGACCGGTCCTCGGGGCGGGCCACGAACGGTGTGGCCACAGGTGAGGCCTGCGCCCAGGAGTAGATCCTGCCCGCCGAATCGGCGGTGCGGTCGGTGGCGAACTTCAGGCCGCCGTTCGCGTTCAGCCATTCAATCTGTGCGTTGAGGGTCACCAGCGTGGACAACGACGGCGTGTTGTACGTCTGGTTCAGCCGTGAGTTGTCGATGGCTGTCTGCAGGTTCAGGAAGTCCGGGATCCAGCGGTCCGTGGAATTGATCCGTGCGGCCCGTTCCAGCGCCGCGGGGGAGAACATGCCCAGCCACAGACCGCCGTCGGAGGCAAAGTTCTTTTGCGGCGCAAAGTAGTAGACGTCGGATTCGGCCAGGTCCACGTGCAGGCCGCCCGCGGCAGAGGTGGCATCGATCAGGACCAGGGAGCCGTCGTCGGCCCCCTGCACGCGATGCACCGGGGCGGCGACACCGGTGGAGGTCTCGTTCTGGGGCCAGGCGTACACATCCACGCCCGCTTCGGCCACCGGCTCGGGCCGCGTACCGGGCTCTGCCTTAATGATGGAGGAGCCGGCCAGGAAGGGCGCCTTGTTGGTGGCGGCTGCGAATTTGGACCCGAACTCGCCAAAGGACAGGTGCTGGGCCTTGTTTTCCACCAGGCCGAAGGATGCAACGTCCCAGAATGCCGTGGACCCGCCGACACCGAGAACTACTTCATACCCGTTCGGGGCGCCAAACAGGCCGGAGAGTCCTTCACGGATGCTGCTGACGAGGTTCCGCACGGGAGCCTGCCGGTGCGAGGTGCCCAGCAGGTTGGCACCGGCGCGGGACAGGGCCTCAATTTGCTCCGGACGCACCTTCGAGGGGCCGGCACCGAACCGCCCGTCCAGGGGAAGGAGTTCAGCGGGAATCTTGAGTGCGGCGGTTTCGCCCATGGGTATCGCTCCAAGCGGTAGGCAGGGTGCTCTGATGTGCTTTTCCATTCTGCCCCACCGCCCCGGCTCCCAGCCATTCGTTACCGCCGGCAGCGGGAGTGCGGCGACTCGCGGAATTATCTGCACTCTGTACAAATAAGCTAACGTAAGGGGCAATAATGACCACGGGCGGGGGCGTCCGCCGTTGTTCTCCTGAACCTTTCGCACGAGTAATCTTCCGCACGAGTAATAGGAGCGGCCTGCCATGACGGACCTCATCGACACTACCGAGATGTATCTGCGCACCATCCTGGAGCTCGAGGAAGAGAACATTGTCGCTCTCCGGGCGCGGATCGCCGAACGGCTGCGGCATTCCGGCCCGACGGTGTCCCAGACCATCGGCCGCATGGAACGGGACGGGCTCGTGGTGGTCTCGGGAAACCGGCACCTGGAGCTCACCGAGCTGGGCCGCCGGCGTGCCACCGAGGTGATGCGCAAGCACCGGCTGGCCGAACGGCTGCTGTCGGACGTGATTGGCCTGGACTGGGCCTACGTCCATGACGAAGCCTGCCGCTGGGAGCATGTCATGAGCGAGCGGGTTGAGCGCCGCCTCTATGAGCTCCTGGGCCGCCCCAGCGAGTCGCCGTACGGCAACCCGATTCCCGGGCTCGAACAGATCGGCGGCGTGCCTGCTGAACTCTTTCACCACGGAGTCACCAACCTCGTGGCGGCCGTGGCTGCCGCCGATCCCGGAACCAAGCTGAAGCTGGTCCGCTTGGCGGAGCCGGTGCAGGTGGAGCCGGAACTGCTGACCCAGCTGGACGAGGCCGGATTGCGCCCCGGCGCCGAGCTGACGGCGGAGGTCGTGGCGGGTTACATCTCCGTGCGCGTTCCCGGCATCGAAGGTGCCCTGGAACTGCCTCCAGAGGTGGCCGCGCACGTCTTTGTGTCCACAGCAGGATAACGGAATGGTCTCTTTTGTCGGGCTTCCCCTATAGTGACTAACTGACGTTGAAATAACACCGTTATCCGGGCCTTACGCCGAACCCTGCCACTGGCCCGGAATTGCATACCGTTCAGGCAGGGGCGGAGGACCCATCAACTGGCAGCCACAGCTGCCTTGGGGTGAAGCCTCCAGCATCAGCACACCGCCGCGTACGCCGCGGCCTGTGGTGAGTGGGGGCCGAGTATTCTCTACTCGAATCCGACAGCTAACTTCGCAGGCATATGAGAGAGGTATACCTTGTCGAAGCATGCTGCCCCGGGCAGGCGCCGCGCGTCCGCTCCGGTTACGGCCCCGCGCCCACGGAACGGCCAACCATCGGGCCGCCGCCGGGCCGAAACAAAACCCAGCTCCTTCGGTGGTGCAGCCCAGAAAGTTGCCATCACCGCCGCGACGTCGGGCCTGATCCTTACCGTCGCCCTCCCCACTACCGCAGCGGTCCCTGAGCCGGTCGAAGAGATGCAGACCGCAGCCGTTGAGGAAGCAGTGGTGGTTTCCGCTGACCCCAATGCAACAGTTGAGTTCGAACGCGCCGCGCTGACCAGCAAGTCCGATCCGGATGCGAAGCTGCGCCAGGTCGTCGTGGCTGCGGGCAGTGAAGTTGCCGCGGGCGCCGCCAAGGGGACCCTGGCCACACCGCTGGCCTCGGATCTGGTTCAGACCTCAGGGTTCGGCTACCGGGTCAGCCCCATCACCGGCAGCGCCGGCGAACTGCACCGCGGCCAGGACTTCGCCGCGGCCTGCGGCACCGATGTTACGGCCGCTGCCTCCGGAACGGTGACCTTTGCCGGCTGGCACGGCGGCGGCGGCGGAAACCGCGTCGTCGTGGACCACGGCAACGGCGTGGAGACCACCTACAACCACATGTCCAACCTTGCGGTTGGCGTTGGCGCCACGGTGGAGCGCGGAGACCTGGTGGGTGCCAGCGGCACCACGGGCGCGTCCACCGGCTGCCACCTGCACTTTGAGGTCATGGTTAACGGCGACGTAGTGGACCCGTTGGGCTGGCTGTAACCGCAGGTAAACCATTCCGTGACCGGAACGTGACATTGGTCAAATGTTGTTGTACGCTCTTCCTCGTGCCCGATCGGCCAAAGATCGGGCACTCTCGAACAGATCGCCGAGCTCTGCCACTGTTTGAGATCCGTTCGCAACATCGCATGGCAGAGGCGGGGGAACCACATTCGGGTTTCGCAAGAAACCCTAGGGGTTAAGTTGCACGGGCCTGGCGGTCCAGCAACCGGGTGACTCCCATCCGAATCCGACAGCTCACCTCGTAGGCATTGGGAGAGGCAAACTTGTGTCATCAGTAGCTCATGGCCGTCGTCGCGCGGCCACCACCCAGACGAGCCCAATTTCAGCACTATCCCGGGCCGTTACCTCCAACGCTGGAACCATTGGCCGCCAGGCCGCAGTCGTCGTCGCCGCTTCCGGCCTCGTACTGGCCGCGGGCCTTCCCGCCCAGGCAGCCGCCAACACCGATCGCCAGGCACTGGAAGCCACGCCGCTGAGCGTCGTGACCTCCACCGGAGCCGTTTCGGTTTCCGCGCAGGCGCCGTTTGAACTGGCAACGCTGGAATCCGTTTCCTCGGTTTCCGGAGCCGACTACCGCGCGCAGGTTGCAGCAGACGAAGCCGCCGCCGCCGCCGCAGTTGTTGCACAGGAGCAGGCAGCAGCGCAGGCAAAGCAGGCTGCCGCCCTTCAGGCCCAGCAGGCCGCCGTGAGCACCAAGGCCTACGCAGCCCCGGCAGTCGCAGCCTCTGCAGCCGCAGCCCCGGCAGCCGCAGCCCCCGCTGCGGCACCTTCCGCCGGCCCGGCCGCCCCCGCAGCAGCGACGCCGGCTCCGGCCCCCGTCGCCTCCAGCGGAGCAGGCGCGGCCCTCGTGGCCTCCGCCTACAGCCAGATCGGCGTTGCGCAGGACTGCACCGCCATGGTTGAGAAGGCGCTTCGTTCCATCGGTAAGTCCGTGGGAGACCTTGCACCGGCACAGTTCTACGCCTACGGCTCGGTTGTCGGCTCTCCCCAGCCCGGTGACCTCGTCATCACTTCCGGCCACGTAGCGATCTACGTCGGCAACGGCCAGGTCATCAGCGGCGGCTTCGACGGCATGAACACCGTGCTGCACCCGCTGTCCTACCTCGGCGGCGCAAGCTTCGTCCGCGTCAGCTAAGCCCAGTTGTCACCTAACGGAGATCGCAGCCGCATGACATCGACAACTGAGCGCGCCCGCCACCGGGCGCCGGTGGCACGTACCGCACCGCTGACCGCACTGGCCCAGGCAATGACCGCCAACGCGGGAACTGTCGGACGCCAGGCAGCTGTCGTCGTCGCCGCCTCGGGACTTGTCCTGAGCACCGGCGTCGCCGCCAACGCTTCCGGATCAGACCTGGTCCGCAACGTCCAGACCAGCACCCTGGACCTGTCCTCGGCTGCTCCGCTGACAGTTCCGGAAACCGCAACGGTGAACTTTGACCGACCGGCAGTGGCCGGCGTCATCGTGGCCCCCGAGCCTGCGCCGCAGGCCCAGGTTGCCGTTCAGGCCCGGCCGGCGGCAACGCTGGACGCAGCCGCGCCAGGTGAAGCACTCGCAGCCCAGCCGGGTGAAGCACTCGCAGCCCAGCCGGGTGAAGCACTCGCAGCCGTGCCGGCCGCGGGTGCGGCTGCTCCGGCTGTGGCTGCTCCCGCCCGGCAGGAAGCCCCTGCTGCGTCGTCGGGCACCGCAGCGATTATCGCAGCGGCCGCCTACGCACAGCTGGGCGTCTCGCAGGACTGCACCATGCTGGTAACCAATTCGCTGGCTGCAGCAGGCATCAGCTTCCACGACTGGCCCGCCGGCTACCTGTCACTGGGCAGCACCGTCAGCGCTTCGCAGGCCGTTGCCGGCGACCTGATCTACTACGCCGACGGCGGCATGGGCATGGCTCACATTGCTGTCTACATTGGCAACGGCCAGGCCATCCACGGCGGATACAACGGTGGTTCCACCGTTGTTGCGCCGGCCGAGCTGGGCTCCGGCGGAGTTTACATCCGGGTCGGCTAGGACCGCACCACTGCATTTCCGCCGGTTCTGACCGGTGATCAAGGGCTCTTCCCGCGGGAAGGGCCCTTGACTCTTTTAACCGAGTGCCTTTATTAACTGAGTGCCTTTAACTGAGTGCCGCCGCTTTGACTCCTCGCCGCCGCAGAAAAATGGCCAA
This genomic interval from Arthrobacter sp. zg-Y820 contains the following:
- a CDS encoding cold shock domain-containing protein, which encodes MPIGKVKWFDTGKGFGFLATDEGQEVFLHASALPPGVTEVKPGTRMEFGVADGRRGPQALSARILEAPPSVARATRKSADDMAVITEDLIKLLDAVSNGLRKGRYPDKKHATKVAAVLRAVADDLDV
- a CDS encoding DUF3027 domain-containing protein, which codes for MRRPSKPDALLAAAVETARAGLLEVVPAEQIGTYAGAFPDAERLVTHRFEALRPGYNGWQWYATVARVPRGKVATVCEVGLLPSENAVLAPEWVPWSDRLRPEDVAAEEAAQAQERAAALAEAGDNHSGNDGAPDNHSGNDDTNDDGGAEPPAGRDKAGTREDY
- a CDS encoding MFS transporter translates to MFRSLRLFNYRIWFLGALVSNIGTWMQRTAQDWLVYDILTEQDAAAMGIVMALQLGPQLLLAPWAGLIADTYNRRKVLLFTQVAMAALGLGLGVLVLSGAAQLWHVYAFALALGVVSAVDAPARQSFVSEVVEETDLPNAVALNSASFNGARMVGPAVAGLLTVAVGPGWVFLINTLTFAAMVLALLKMRSSELRVLPKSPPGKGRIRAGLRYVRYRPDLMMVLLAIFIVGTFGLNFAVYIAAMARTEFGQDAGVFGLLNSVMAIGSVSGALLSARRDKPRLRFIFGAAGAFGLACLLAAAAPTLLWFALSLIPVGLFALTLMTSANAYVQTTTEPVMRGRVMALYFAIFMGGTPLGAPLVGWVSNSFGPRWSLGVAAASGLIAALLGFIWAWRSHHLRISYDRTRPRRLHLTTRETDPDPDTV
- the serC gene encoding phosphoserine transaminase; this encodes MGETAALKIPAELLPLDGRFGAGPSKVRPEQIEALSRAGANLLGTSHRQAPVRNLVSSIREGLSGLFGAPNGYEVVLGVGGSTAFWDVASFGLVENKAQHLSFGEFGSKFAAATNKAPFLAGSSIIKAEPGTRPEPVAEAGVDVYAWPQNETSTGVAAPVHRVQGADDGSLVLIDATSAAGGLHVDLAESDVYYFAPQKNFASDGGLWLGMFSPAALERAARINSTDRWIPDFLNLQTAIDNSRLNQTYNTPSLSTLVTLNAQIEWLNANGGLKFATDRTADSAGRIYSWAQASPVATPFVARPEDRSNVIATIDFDDSIDAAAIAKTLRANGIVDVEPYRKLGRNQLRIATFVAIEPDDVSALLKCIDFVIENS
- a CDS encoding metal-dependent transcriptional regulator, which translates into the protein MTDLIDTTEMYLRTILELEEENIVALRARIAERLRHSGPTVSQTIGRMERDGLVVVSGNRHLELTELGRRRATEVMRKHRLAERLLSDVIGLDWAYVHDEACRWEHVMSERVERRLYELLGRPSESPYGNPIPGLEQIGGVPAELFHHGVTNLVAAVAAADPGTKLKLVRLAEPVQVEPELLTQLDEAGLRPGAELTAEVVAGYISVRVPGIEGALELPPEVAAHVFVSTAG
- a CDS encoding M23 family metallopeptidase; the protein is MSKHAAPGRRRASAPVTAPRPRNGQPSGRRRAETKPSSFGGAAQKVAITAATSGLILTVALPTTAAVPEPVEEMQTAAVEEAVVVSADPNATVEFERAALTSKSDPDAKLRQVVVAAGSEVAAGAAKGTLATPLASDLVQTSGFGYRVSPITGSAGELHRGQDFAAACGTDVTAAASGTVTFAGWHGGGGGNRVVVDHGNGVETTYNHMSNLAVGVGATVERGDLVGASGTTGASTGCHLHFEVMVNGDVVDPLGWL
- a CDS encoding NlpC/P60 family protein, which encodes MSSVAHGRRRAATTQTSPISALSRAVTSNAGTIGRQAAVVVAASGLVLAAGLPAQAAANTDRQALEATPLSVVTSTGAVSVSAQAPFELATLESVSSVSGADYRAQVAADEAAAAAAVVAQEQAAAQAKQAAALQAQQAAVSTKAYAAPAVAASAAAAPAAAAPAAAPSAGPAAPAAATPAPAPVASSGAGAALVASAYSQIGVAQDCTAMVEKALRSIGKSVGDLAPAQFYAYGSVVGSPQPGDLVITSGHVAIYVGNGQVISGGFDGMNTVLHPLSYLGGASFVRVS
- a CDS encoding NlpC/P60 family protein translates to MTSTTERARHRAPVARTAPLTALAQAMTANAGTVGRQAAVVVAASGLVLSTGVAANASGSDLVRNVQTSTLDLSSAAPLTVPETATVNFDRPAVAGVIVAPEPAPQAQVAVQARPAATLDAAAPGEALAAQPGEALAAQPGEALAAVPAAGAAAPAVAAPARQEAPAASSGTAAIIAAAAYAQLGVSQDCTMLVTNSLAAAGISFHDWPAGYLSLGSTVSASQAVAGDLIYYADGGMGMAHIAVYIGNGQAIHGGYNGGSTVVAPAELGSGGVYIRVG